AGCTAATGAGAGAATGCAAGGAAATGCTTACCCCATTAGACTCTGGCCTGCACTTAGCATGTACAATAGGACCTAACAAAGACTTGTCCACATCTGTTGTTGATCCGTCAGGAGCATTCATGTACACAGCACCTTTGTACATCCATTCCTCCGTCTCATCACTATAGAAGTCTTCAAACGCCTCACCACATAATGCGCATGAAGTTTGGTCTTCATCTGCAGGAACTGCCATCTCTTCGTCATCCTTCTTTTCTGTTGTTGGCTCGACAGGTAAGAACCCCGGCACTGCTTCAGCTCCAAGTGCCTCTGCGCCACTAAGCCACATGCTACCACTTACAAACCATTTCCGAGAAGGCTTCTGCTTATGGTTCTTGGACATTCTGTTCTTGGTTACATGCCAATCCATGTGCTTACTGTGCTCTTCTTGGCTCTTGAAGCGTAGACCACATGTTGTGCATTGCCTGGGAAGATCCCCATATAGAGCAGTTATTGCAGACTCGTTACGTATCTTGAGCATGTCCGCATCAAACTCCATCACCGAAGCCCcctgtatatataaaatcaattatttaagaTAAAGCTAGAAGAAAGAGTCCGACTCTCATGTATTAGAGGGTGTGACATGCTTTAAATAATTTACCTGGCCAGTAGGCTGATTGTTCAACGAGATCAAACCTTGAGCCATGAGAGAGCCAATCAGACCAGAGAATGCACCGCCCGGTGGTTGATTAGAGGCTCCCAACGAAGGATTCTGAGAGATGGAAACCCCTGAAGAATGAGGATGCATGGCTTCCCCACCATGGACTGATAAAGATGGTCTAATGGTTGACCCTAGTGGAGGGTAACCATGACCGTGGGGTAACAGCGATTGCATTGCCCTTGGTGCCATTGCAGATGAAGACGGTAAGTAATTTCCTAGCACTTGACTCTGTTGGGTCATGTGGGAGACCTGGTTTTCTGGCCTATATAAAGGCTTACCATTCAAGTGATTTAACATCGCATTACCAGGATTTGCCAAATGATGCACGTGAGCAGAAGGCACAGGGAGAGAGTTGGATCCTCTAACACCCAAATGGGGCCATGTCCCATCAGGAAGAGCATCAGCACCAGAAGGCCCAACTCTTGATATCATCGCAGGTCCTCGACCAAAACGAGAGTTCATACCGTTCTTAATGTCAGAATCTAACTGAAAATCATGTATGTTTCCTAGTCTAGGTCTTGGCCTTACACTTCCTAATGCTGGAACAGATGATCGCAAAAATTCACCAGCCCTACTACGCTCTAGTGTAGGGCTCATATCTTCCCAATCAAACTCTTCTTCCTCGGTGTTCTGCCATGGTGTAACCATCTTACTGTGGATACCATTCACGTTGCGGATTGGTCTACTGATGGATGTGTGTTTGCTGGTGTCAACTCCATATGCATCTATCAACGCTCTGGGTCTTTCATGGTCATTTCCTTGGCCAAAGTTTTCCTTTCTTCGCCAGTCCATGTGTTCATCATCTCTGCCAGTAGCCCGACCCATTCCATAGTTATAGGCTTGATTAGAAGAATTAACTCCATCACTAAACCTCCTAGGAAACCCATCTGCTGCAGAGTCATAAAAGTCGAAAGATGCAGGGCTACTGAAAGTCAATAACAAGTTTTACACGTCTTGAGACTGAAAGAATGAAGATTGTTACCTCCAATTGCAGAAGATGCGAGGGTCAAAGTTCCAGCTGTAATAGACCTGGGTCCGGCCAGAGAAGATGGGCTATCTAACTGATCTTCAAAATCATCATACCCGCCGACTGAGTTTTGACTATACACTTTTGCACTGGAACTTATTCCTCTCAAGTTCTGCATACCAAGCCGGCACAGTTCAAGAAAAATGAATGTTAGTTGTAAATCATCTTAGAAAAAACCTATAAGAAAACAAGTTCACAACGAAAAACAATGCATTATCTATTGCGTCTAACTAAAAGAAATGCACCGGAGTCCCAGTGACCTACTCATCATGAATAAGAGAGAGACCACAACACTCATTTTTTACTCCAGTTGAGTACTAGAAGAAAGTAAATCTAACTCTTAAAATACGGCAATTACGCAAAATTTTATTACTGGAGGCAATCTTATCTATACAGAACATGGGTCCACTATGAGGCTAGAATAATCTTATACCAGGCTTCCTGAATATTATAAGAAATCCATAGAAGAACGTCATCTCTGTTCATAGTGATCAAAGAGAAAAGAGCTTACACTCTCAGCGGCAGAGGGTTCCAGCCTACGAAGATATTTCGGGTTAACATGTATGCCCCTTGTTGGTTGAGTCGGCTCAGAAGCCCCTAAGGA
This genomic stretch from Brassica napus cultivar Da-Ae chromosome C9, Da-Ae, whole genome shotgun sequence harbors:
- the LOC106415234 gene encoding polyadenylation and cleavage factor homolog 4 isoform X2, producing the protein MQSEKIINPSLLLGTTTGRKSMSVVKPPPPPSILDRFKALLNQREDEFGGEDPSSEEVVQLYEVVLGELTFNSKPIITDLTIIADEQREHGEGIANAICTRILEAPVEQKLPSLYLLDSIVKNIGRDYARYFSSRLPEVFCLAYRQAHPSLHPSMRHLFGTWSGVFPSPVLRKIEMQLKLTSATNSQSSLGASEPTQPTRGIHVNPKYLRRLEPSAAESNLRGISSSAKVYSQNSVGGYDDFEDQLDSPSSLAGPRSITAGTLTLASSAIGDGFPRRFSDGVNSSNQAYNYGMGRATGRDDEHMDWRRKENFGQGNDHERPRALIDAYGVDTSKHTSISRPIRNVNGIHSKMVTPWQNTEEEEFDWEDMSPTLERSRAGEFLRSSVPALGSVRPRPRLGNIHDFQLDSDIKNGMNSRFGRGPAMISRVGPSGADALPDGTWPHLGVRGSNSLPVPSAHVHHLANPGNAMLNHLNGKPLYRPENQVSHMTQQSQVLGNYLPSSSAMAPRAMQSLLPHGHGYPPLGSTIRPSLSVHGGEAMHPHSSGVSISQNPSLGASNQPPGGAFSGLIGSLMAQGLISLNNQPTGQGASVMEFDADMLKIRNESAITALYGDLPRQCTTCGLRFKSQEEHSKHMDWHVTKNRMSKNHKQKPSRKWFVSGSMWLSGAEALGAEAVPGFLPVEPTTEKKDDEEMAVPADEDQTSCALCGEAFEDFYSDETEEWMYKGAVYMNAPDGSTTDVDKSLLGPIVHAKCRPESNGGDMEEGSQRKRMRS
- the LOC106415234 gene encoding polyadenylation and cleavage factor homolog 4 isoform X1 produces the protein MQSEKIINPSLLLGTTTGRKSMSVVKPPPPPSILDRFKALLNQREDEFGGEDPSSEEVVQLYEVVLGELTFNSKPIITDLTIIADEQREHGEGIANAICTRILEAPVEQKLPSLYLLDSIVKNIGRDYARYFSSRLPEVFCLAYRQAHPSLHPSMRHLFGTWSGVFPSPVLRKIEMQLKLTSATNSQSSLGASEPTQPTRGIHVNPKYLRRLEPSAAESNLRGISSSAKVYSQNSVGGYDDFEDQLDSPSSLAGPRSITAGTLTLASSAIGADGFPRRFSDGVNSSNQAYNYGMGRATGRDDEHMDWRRKENFGQGNDHERPRALIDAYGVDTSKHTSISRPIRNVNGIHSKMVTPWQNTEEEEFDWEDMSPTLERSRAGEFLRSSVPALGSVRPRPRLGNIHDFQLDSDIKNGMNSRFGRGPAMISRVGPSGADALPDGTWPHLGVRGSNSLPVPSAHVHHLANPGNAMLNHLNGKPLYRPENQVSHMTQQSQVLGNYLPSSSAMAPRAMQSLLPHGHGYPPLGSTIRPSLSVHGGEAMHPHSSGVSISQNPSLGASNQPPGGAFSGLIGSLMAQGLISLNNQPTGQGASVMEFDADMLKIRNESAITALYGDLPRQCTTCGLRFKSQEEHSKHMDWHVTKNRMSKNHKQKPSRKWFVSGSMWLSGAEALGAEAVPGFLPVEPTTEKKDDEEMAVPADEDQTSCALCGEAFEDFYSDETEEWMYKGAVYMNAPDGSTTDVDKSLLGPIVHAKCRPESNGGDMEEGSQRKRMRS